In Numidum massiliense, a single genomic region encodes these proteins:
- the erm gene encoding 23S ribosomal RNA methyltransferase Erm, with protein MSKQNKRHRRIRKHRAGTKGTKRTNFPGQHLMHNKRLIADLIGMADITPEDVVLEIGAGTGALTLPLAKKAAKVLAVENDPHFANKLRRATEDSNIHVIERNFLEIGLPRQPFCVVANIPYSITTPILGKLLDRPTNSLQRAVLVVEKGAAIRFTATPITDPRILTWRMWFHLERGRSISPNNFSPPPRVDSAVLVIRRKETPPIDARHHRQFAALAAYGLTAPHAPLHMALDGVFTPPQVTRLVRQLDVAQEAPIGTLNERQWRIVFQTMQTHVTRFRWPKIYKRK; from the coding sequence GTGAGCAAACAAAACAAGCGCCATCGGCGCATTCGCAAGCATAGAGCAGGAACTAAAGGAACGAAAAGAACCAATTTTCCGGGACAACACCTCATGCACAATAAGCGGTTAATTGCCGATTTAATCGGCATGGCCGATATAACACCGGAGGATGTCGTATTAGAAATTGGCGCGGGTACCGGCGCGCTAACACTTCCCCTCGCGAAAAAAGCGGCAAAAGTACTCGCTGTGGAAAACGATCCCCACTTCGCAAACAAACTGAGGCGGGCGACCGAAGATAGCAATATTCATGTCATCGAACGAAATTTTTTGGAGATCGGTTTGCCGCGGCAGCCATTTTGTGTCGTAGCCAATATTCCGTACAGTATTACGACCCCAATTCTCGGGAAACTACTCGATCGTCCGACAAACTCGCTGCAACGCGCCGTATTAGTCGTCGAAAAGGGCGCTGCGATCCGCTTTACGGCAACGCCGATCACCGATCCGCGCATTTTGACATGGCGCATGTGGTTTCATCTGGAACGGGGACGCTCGATCTCTCCTAACAATTTTTCACCGCCGCCGCGCGTCGATTCAGCCGTCCTCGTCATCCGGCGAAAGGAGACACCGCCCATCGATGCGCGTCATCATCGCCAGTTTGCCGCGCTCGCTGCATACGGCCTAACGGCTCCGCACGCTCCGCTGCATATGGCGTTGGACGGCGTGTTTACCCCACCCCAGGTAACCCGGTTGGTCAGGCAGCTCGACGTTGCGCAGGAGGCACCGATCGGTACGTTGAACGAACGACAGTGGCGCATCGTCTTCCAGACGATGCAAACGCACGTCACCCGCTTTCGTTGGCCAAAAATATATAAACGAAAATAA
- a CDS encoding catalase: protein MDNRKRLTTASGIPVGDNQNSITAGRRGPVLIQDFHLLEKLAHFNRERIPERVVHAKGAGAYGYFEVTNDEISKYTKADFLSEKGKRTEMFARFSTVAGELGSADTVRDPRGFALKFYTDEGNYDLVGNNTPIFFIRDAIKFPDFIHTQKRHPKTGLKDPNMVWDFWSLSPESLHQITYLHGDRGIPATYRHMNGYGSHTFKWVNDQGETFWVKYHFISDQGVKGLDVDLAAKLAGEQPDYHRADLFNAIEEGNHPSWTLYVQIIPYEDYKTYKWDLFDVTKTVSKKDYPRIEVGKMILNRNPENHFAEVEQAAFTPGNLVPGIEASPDKMLQGRIFSYGDTHRYRLGVNHQQIPVNRPKADVNHMQRDGSMAVNGNGGGEPNYEPNSLNGPVEDRQKNLTPFEVYGEADSVAYDSDDHYTQPGDLYRLMSENERERLVKNFADHMRPVKSDEIKLRQIGHFYKADPEWGERIAKLLGLSIPAGVK, encoded by the coding sequence TTGGATAATCGAAAAAGATTGACCACTGCTTCAGGCATTCCTGTGGGAGACAACCAAAATTCTATCACGGCAGGTCGACGGGGACCCGTATTGATCCAGGACTTCCACTTACTTGAAAAATTGGCCCACTTCAACAGAGAGCGCATTCCGGAGCGTGTCGTTCATGCAAAGGGTGCTGGAGCCTATGGGTATTTTGAAGTTACCAATGATGAAATATCGAAATACACCAAGGCCGATTTTCTGAGTGAAAAAGGGAAACGAACTGAGATGTTTGCCCGCTTTTCAACCGTAGCCGGGGAATTGGGCTCGGCTGATACGGTTCGGGACCCCCGGGGGTTTGCACTGAAGTTTTATACCGATGAGGGGAACTATGATCTGGTCGGTAACAATACCCCCATATTTTTTATCCGGGATGCGATCAAGTTCCCCGATTTCATCCATACCCAAAAACGCCACCCGAAAACCGGCCTAAAAGATCCGAACATGGTTTGGGATTTCTGGTCCCTGTCACCGGAATCGTTGCACCAGATCACTTATCTGCACGGGGATCGCGGCATTCCGGCAACATACCGTCACATGAACGGTTACGGCAGCCACACTTTTAAATGGGTCAATGATCAAGGGGAAACCTTCTGGGTGAAGTATCACTTCATCAGTGACCAAGGGGTGAAAGGGCTGGACGTGGACCTGGCTGCCAAACTGGCCGGTGAGCAACCCGATTATCACAGGGCGGACCTGTTCAATGCGATTGAGGAGGGTAATCACCCCTCCTGGACGTTGTATGTTCAGATCATCCCTTACGAAGATTATAAAACCTATAAGTGGGATTTGTTTGATGTGACCAAGACGGTGTCGAAAAAGGATTATCCGCGGATCGAAGTCGGCAAAATGATCCTTAACCGCAATCCGGAGAATCATTTTGCTGAGGTGGAACAAGCCGCATTCACTCCGGGTAATCTCGTCCCCGGAATCGAAGCATCGCCGGATAAAATGTTGCAAGGCCGAATCTTCAGCTATGGCGATACCCACCGTTACCGCCTGGGGGTCAATCATCAACAAATTCCGGTCAACCGCCCGAAAGCGGATGTCAACCATATGCAGCGCGACGGTTCTATGGCGGTGAACGGAAACGGCGGCGGTGAACCCAATTATGAGCCGAACAGTTTAAATGGACCGGTGGAAGATCGCCAAAAGAATCTCACGCCATTTGAAGTGTACGGTGAGGCGGACAGCGTAGCCTATGATAGCGATGATCACTACACACAACCCGGGGATCTCTATCGTCTGATGAGCGAAAACGAAAGAGAACGTCTGGTGAAAAACTTCGCCGATCATATGAGACCCGTCAAAAGTGACGAGATTAAACTTCGTCAGATCGGCCACTTCTACAAGGCCGACCCGGAATGGGGAGAGAGAATCGCCAAACTGCTGGGCTTATCTATCCCGGCCGGTGTAAAGTGA